The following coding sequences are from one Bradyrhizobium sp. WSM471 window:
- the boxB gene encoding benzoyl-CoA 2,3-epoxidase subunit BoxB codes for MNMNIMNVDYSTKIPNNVNLAEDRQVLKALEGWHPGYMDWWKDMGPEGFQESLVYLRTAYSVDPRGWAKFDYVRMPDYRWGILLAPQEENRVVPFGEHFGEPAWQEVPGEYRAMLRRLIVIQGDTEPASVEQQRHLGKTAPSLYDMRNLFQVNVEEGRHLWAMVYLLQKYFGRDGREEADDLLRRRSGDADSPRMLGAFNEATPDWLSFFMFTYFTDRDGKMQLHSLAQSGFDPLSRTCRFMLTEEAHHMFVGETGITRVVQRTCDAMREAGITDPTDIAKVRALGVIDLPTIQKKLNLHYTLSLDLFGSEVSTNAANAFNTGIKGRYHETQIDDDHQLKNATYPVLKFIDGEIKLVDEPALTALNMRLRDDYSQDCVKGMLRWNKVISTSGYQFQLKLPNVAFHRHIGEFKGIHATPDGLLIDDATWARRKDEWLPSTADGDFITSLMQPVTETGQFASWISPPKVGIDNKPGDFEYVRIES; via the coding sequence ATGAACATGAACATCATGAACGTCGACTACTCGACCAAGATTCCGAACAACGTCAATCTCGCCGAAGACCGCCAGGTGCTCAAGGCGCTGGAAGGCTGGCATCCCGGCTACATGGACTGGTGGAAAGACATGGGGCCGGAAGGCTTCCAGGAATCGCTGGTGTACTTGCGCACCGCCTATTCGGTCGATCCGCGCGGCTGGGCCAAGTTCGACTACGTGCGGATGCCCGACTATCGCTGGGGCATTCTCCTTGCTCCCCAGGAAGAGAACCGCGTCGTGCCGTTCGGCGAGCATTTTGGCGAGCCGGCCTGGCAGGAAGTCCCGGGCGAGTATCGCGCCATGCTGCGCCGTCTGATCGTGATCCAGGGCGACACCGAGCCCGCCTCGGTCGAGCAGCAGCGCCACCTCGGCAAGACCGCGCCCTCGCTGTACGACATGCGCAATCTGTTTCAGGTCAATGTCGAGGAAGGCCGTCACCTCTGGGCGATGGTGTACCTGCTGCAAAAATATTTTGGGCGCGACGGACGTGAAGAGGCTGACGATTTGTTGCGCCGCCGTTCGGGTGACGCCGACTCGCCACGCATGCTGGGCGCCTTCAACGAGGCGACGCCGGACTGGCTGTCCTTCTTCATGTTCACCTATTTCACCGACCGCGACGGCAAGATGCAGCTGCACTCGCTGGCGCAGTCGGGCTTCGATCCCCTGTCGCGCACCTGCCGCTTCATGCTGACGGAAGAAGCGCACCACATGTTCGTCGGCGAGACCGGCATCACCCGCGTCGTGCAGCGCACCTGCGACGCGATGCGCGAAGCCGGCATCACCGATCCCACCGACATCGCGAAGGTCCGCGCGCTCGGTGTGATCGACCTGCCGACCATCCAGAAGAAGTTGAACCTGCACTATACGCTGTCGCTCGATCTCTTTGGTTCGGAAGTCTCGACCAACGCGGCGAACGCCTTCAACACCGGCATCAAGGGCCGCTATCACGAGACCCAGATCGACGACGATCATCAGCTCAAGAACGCCACCTATCCGGTGCTGAAGTTCATCGACGGCGAGATCAAGCTGGTCGACGAGCCGGCGCTGACCGCGCTCAACATGCGCCTGCGCGACGATTACAGCCAGGATTGCGTCAAGGGCATGCTGCGCTGGAACAAGGTGATCTCGACCTCCGGCTACCAGTTTCAGCTCAAGCTGCCCAACGTCGCCTTCCACCGCCACATCGGCGAGTTCAAGGGCATCCACGCGACGCCGGATGGTCTCTTGATCGACGACGCAACCTGGGCCCGGCGCAAGGACGAATGGCTGCCCTCGACCGCCGACGGCGACTTCATCACCTCGCTGATGCAGCCCGTCACCGAGACCGGCCAGTTCGCCTCATGGATCTCGCCGCCGAAAGTCGGCATCGACAACAAGCCGGGCGATTTCGAGTATGTGAGGATCGAGTCGTAA
- a CDS encoding SDR family oxidoreductase yields the protein MFNDLFSLKGRVALVTGGSRGIGKMIAAGFLSAGAAKVYITARKAGPCEATAKELSGQYDGECIALPIDISTLAGAELLASEFAKREPKLDILVNNAGAAWGAEFDEFPESGWDKVMNLNVKAPFFLTKALAPTLRAAASVERPAKVINIASIDGIFVNPGETYSYAASKAGLIHLTRRMAVKLIGDHVVVTAIAPGPFKSDMNRAARDHADEVSTRVPAGRIGTDEDMAGAAIYLASRAGDYVVGATIAVDGGIVYANPGIKGSGWDS from the coding sequence ATGTTCAACGATCTGTTCTCGCTCAAAGGCCGCGTCGCGCTGGTGACCGGCGGTTCGCGCGGCATCGGCAAGATGATCGCGGCGGGATTTCTCAGCGCAGGGGCCGCGAAGGTCTACATCACCGCGCGCAAGGCCGGACCTTGCGAAGCCACGGCGAAAGAGCTGTCAGGCCAATATGATGGCGAGTGCATCGCGCTCCCGATCGACATCTCGACGCTGGCCGGCGCCGAGTTGCTCGCGAGCGAATTCGCCAAGCGCGAGCCAAAACTCGACATCCTCGTCAACAATGCGGGCGCGGCCTGGGGCGCGGAGTTCGACGAGTTTCCGGAGAGCGGCTGGGACAAGGTGATGAACCTCAACGTCAAGGCGCCGTTCTTCCTGACCAAGGCGCTGGCGCCTACGCTGCGCGCGGCGGCATCAGTAGAGCGGCCGGCGAAAGTGATCAACATCGCCTCGATCGACGGCATCTTCGTCAATCCGGGCGAGACCTATTCCTACGCGGCGAGCAAGGCGGGGCTGATCCATTTGACGCGGCGCATGGCCGTGAAGCTGATCGGCGACCATGTCGTGGTCACCGCGATCGCACCGGGCCCGTTCAAATCGGACATGAACCGCGCCGCACGCGATCATGCCGACGAGGTCTCGACCCGCGTGCCCGCGGGCCGCATCGGCACCGACGAGGACATGGCGGGCGCGGCGATCTATCTCGCCTCGCGCGCGGGAGATTATGTGGTGGGCGCGACCATCGCGGTGGACGGCGGCATTGTCTACGCGAACCCGGGGATCAAGGGGAGCGGGTGGGATAGTTGA
- a CDS encoding benzoate-CoA ligase family protein, with the protein MSEGSYNAVTWLLDRNVEEGRGNKLAFDDTVSRLTYGELQRATRRAANMLRRLGVRREERVAMIMLDTVDFPIVFLGAIRAGIVPVPLNTLLTSDQYAYILADCRARVLFVSEALYPVIKDVVGRMPDLEHVVVSGAKQNGHKQLAEEIADESDRFTTAATHPDEPAFWLYSSGSTGMPKGVRHIHSNMQATADTYAKQVLGIRENDVCLSAAKLFFAYGLGNALTFPMSVGAAVVLNSERPTPARMFDLMNRYSPSIFYGVPTLFAAMLNDEAMKSERGGKSLRICTSAGEALPESVGNSWKARFGIDILDGVGSTELLHIFLSNAPGDIKYGSSGKPVPGYAVRLVNEAGQDVADGEVGELLVDAPSAGEGYWNQRHKSRRTFEGPWTRTGDKYVRDAEGRYTFCGRADDMFKVSGIWVSPFEVESALITHPAVLEAAVVPEADPEGLLKPKAFVVLRPGATTTGLQEMLKDHVKQKIGPWKYPRWIDVVDSLPKTATGKIQRFKLRDGTN; encoded by the coding sequence GTGAGCGAGGGATCCTATAACGCGGTGACCTGGCTGCTCGACCGGAACGTCGAGGAGGGACGCGGCAACAAGCTCGCCTTCGACGACACCGTCTCACGGCTCACCTATGGCGAGCTCCAGCGCGCAACGCGGCGCGCCGCCAACATGCTGCGCCGGCTCGGCGTCCGCCGCGAAGAGCGCGTGGCGATGATCATGCTGGATACTGTCGACTTCCCGATCGTGTTTCTGGGCGCGATCCGCGCCGGCATCGTGCCGGTGCCGCTCAACACGCTGCTGACATCGGATCAATACGCCTACATCCTCGCCGACTGCCGCGCGCGCGTGCTGTTCGTCTCGGAAGCGCTCTATCCCGTCATCAAGGACGTTGTTGGCCGCATGCCGGATCTCGAGCATGTCGTGGTCTCCGGCGCCAAGCAGAACGGTCACAAGCAGCTCGCCGAGGAGATTGCGGACGAGAGCGACCGGTTCACCACCGCTGCGACGCATCCGGATGAGCCGGCGTTCTGGCTCTATTCGTCAGGCTCGACGGGCATGCCCAAGGGCGTGCGCCACATCCATTCCAACATGCAGGCGACCGCGGACACTTATGCGAAGCAGGTGCTCGGCATCCGCGAGAACGACGTTTGTCTTTCTGCGGCAAAGCTGTTCTTCGCCTATGGTCTCGGCAATGCATTGACCTTTCCGATGTCGGTCGGCGCCGCCGTGGTGCTCAACAGCGAACGGCCAACGCCGGCGCGCATGTTCGACCTGATGAACCGCTATAGTCCCTCGATCTTCTACGGCGTGCCGACCCTGTTCGCGGCGATGCTCAACGACGAGGCGATGAAGAGCGAGCGCGGCGGCAAGTCTTTGCGCATCTGCACCTCGGCCGGCGAGGCGCTGCCGGAATCCGTCGGCAACAGCTGGAAGGCGCGCTTCGGCATCGACATTCTCGACGGCGTCGGCTCGACCGAGCTGTTGCACATCTTCCTGTCGAACGCGCCCGGCGATATCAAGTACGGCTCCTCCGGCAAGCCGGTGCCGGGTTATGCGGTGCGGCTCGTCAACGAGGCCGGCCAGGATGTCGCCGACGGCGAGGTCGGCGAACTGCTGGTCGATGCGCCCTCCGCCGGCGAGGGCTACTGGAATCAGCGCCATAAGAGCCGCCGCACGTTCGAGGGACCGTGGACCCGCACCGGCGACAAATATGTCAGGGATGCCGAGGGCCGCTACACCTTCTGCGGCCGTGCCGACGACATGTTCAAGGTCTCCGGCATCTGGGTCTCGCCTTTCGAGGTCGAGAGCGCGCTGATCACGCATCCCGCCGTGCTGGAAGCTGCCGTCGTGCCGGAAGCCGATCCGGAAGGTCTGCTGAAGCCGAAGGCCTTCGTCGTGCTGCGCCCCGGCGCGACGACGACGGGCCTGCAGGAGATGCTCAAGGACCACGTCAAGCAGAAGATCGGCCCGTGGAAATATCCCCGCTGGATCGATGTGGTGGACTCGCTGCCGAAGACGGCGACGGGCAAGATCCAGCGGTTCAAGCTGCGGGACGGGACGAATTGA
- a CDS encoding helix-turn-helix transcriptional regulator encodes MRRRTSAKEKSMTDSPDAESRFLEQLGQRVRTMRALRGMSRKVLAKVSGISERYIAQLESGKGNVSIVLLRRVSDAMGAHLEDLLPSADPTPDWQMFRDLLRKATPAQIAQAKDLLAGGSASAPRRAPFCGIALIGLRGAGKSTLGRMLAKKVGWSFVELNKEVEQQNGLSVAEIIALYGQEGFRRMEQAALQQLLARNELMVLATGGGIVSEPLTFDQILSSFYTIWLKAEPEEHMARVRRQGDLRPMADDRSAMAELRNILLSREPLYARATAVVDTAGLSVDAAAARLVDAVRPVLQNEARSFGLRSVAL; translated from the coding sequence ATGCGCCGCAGGACATCCGCTAAAGAAAAGTCCATGACCGACAGTCCCGACGCCGAATCCCGATTTCTCGAACAGCTCGGCCAGCGCGTGCGCACCATGCGCGCGCTGCGCGGCATGTCGCGCAAGGTGCTCGCCAAGGTATCAGGAATATCGGAGCGCTACATCGCGCAGCTCGAAAGCGGCAAGGGCAACGTCTCCATCGTGCTGCTCCGCCGCGTCTCCGACGCGATGGGCGCGCATCTCGAAGACCTGCTTCCCTCGGCCGATCCGACCCCGGACTGGCAGATGTTTCGCGATCTCCTGCGCAAGGCGACACCGGCGCAGATCGCGCAAGCCAAGGACCTGCTCGCGGGCGGCAGCGCCTCCGCGCCACGGCGCGCGCCGTTCTGCGGCATCGCGCTGATCGGCCTGCGCGGCGCCGGCAAATCCACGCTTGGGCGGATGCTAGCCAAGAAGGTCGGCTGGAGTTTTGTCGAGCTCAACAAGGAAGTCGAGCAGCAGAACGGCCTCTCGGTCGCCGAGATCATCGCGCTCTACGGCCAGGAAGGCTTTCGCCGCATGGAGCAGGCGGCGCTGCAACAGCTGCTCGCGCGCAACGAGCTGATGGTGCTGGCGACCGGCGGCGGCATCGTCTCGGAGCCCCTGACCTTCGACCAGATCCTGTCGTCGTTCTACACGATCTGGCTGAAGGCCGAGCCCGAGGAGCACATGGCCCGCGTCCGCCGACAGGGCGATCTGCGCCCGATGGCCGACGACCGCTCCGCAATGGCCGAGCTGCGCAACATCCTCTTGAGCCGCGAGCCGCTATATGCGCGCGCGACGGCGGTGGTGGACACGGCGGGACTGTCTGTCGATGCCGCCGCGGCGCGCCTGGTTGATGCGGTGCGGCCGGTGCTGCAGAACGAAGCGCGCAGCTTCGGGCTGCGCAGCGTGGCGCTGTAG
- a CDS encoding polysaccharide deacetylase family protein, translating to MKQLRNNVIRAGLEALYFSGAHHLLRPLLSGVGAIFMLHHVRPARAAAFQPNRHLEVTPEFLRATLCHLRSREIDIVSMDELHERLVRRRFDRRFAAFTLDDGYRDNLDFALPVLHEFDAPLAVYVASDFAEGTGRLWWEALEAVIAKTEQIEVTIGNAALRLDATTPAAKQAAFDRLHGWLRALPGEHDLKREIEALCTKYGVDMAALCRSLCLSWDEVKTFAADPLVTIGAHSVSHCNLAKQSEEIATQEMAVSRARIEQALGRNVQHLAYPYGDREAAGEREFALAASAGFKTAVTTRPGMLFAENAGHMTALPRVSLNGNYQDTRILPVLTSGAATAMWNGFRRIAAA from the coding sequence ATGAAACAACTGCGTAACAACGTCATCCGCGCCGGACTGGAAGCACTCTATTTCAGCGGCGCCCACCACCTGTTGCGCCCGCTTTTGTCGGGCGTCGGCGCCATTTTCATGCTGCATCACGTGCGGCCGGCCCGCGCCGCGGCATTCCAGCCGAACCGGCATCTCGAAGTCACTCCTGAATTCCTGCGCGCGACTCTGTGTCATCTGCGCTCGCGCGAGATCGACATCGTCAGCATGGACGAACTGCATGAGCGGCTGGTGCGACGCCGGTTCGACCGCCGCTTCGCCGCCTTCACGCTCGACGATGGCTATCGCGACAATCTCGATTTTGCGCTGCCGGTTCTGCACGAATTTGACGCGCCTCTGGCGGTCTATGTCGCCAGCGATTTCGCAGAGGGCACGGGCCGGCTGTGGTGGGAGGCGCTGGAGGCCGTGATCGCCAAGACCGAGCAGATCGAGGTGACGATCGGCAATGCCGCGCTGCGGCTCGATGCGACGACACCAGCCGCAAAGCAGGCGGCGTTCGACCGCCTGCATGGCTGGTTGCGCGCACTGCCCGGCGAGCACGATCTCAAGCGCGAGATCGAGGCGCTTTGCACGAAGTACGGCGTCGACATGGCCGCGCTGTGCCGCAGCCTCTGCCTGTCCTGGGACGAGGTGAAGACATTTGCCGCCGATCCCCTGGTCACGATCGGCGCGCATTCCGTCAGCCATTGCAATCTCGCCAAGCAAAGCGAAGAGATCGCCACGCAGGAGATGGCCGTGAGCCGCGCGCGGATCGAGCAGGCGCTCGGCCGCAACGTTCAACATCTTGCCTATCCCTATGGCGATCGCGAGGCGGCGGGTGAGCGTGAATTCGCGCTCGCTGCATCCGCCGGCTTCAAGACCGCGGTGACGACGCGGCCCGGCATGCTGTTCGCCGAAAACGCCGGCCACATGACCGCGCTGCCACGCGTCTCGCTCAACGGCAATTACCAGGACACGCGGATTCTGCCGGTGCTGACCTCGGGCGCCGCGACCGCGATGTGGAACGGCTTCCGCAGGATCGCGGCGGCTTAA
- a CDS encoding group II truncated hemoglobin encodes MTDSDVAISIFERIGGSATINRLVDRFYERMDTLPEAQMIRAMHAADLGHIRDVLKRYLTEWTGGPKLYSPEKGHPRLRQRHIGFAIGDAERDAWMLCMRGALEETVVDVAARQDLDKALSGLADWMRNR; translated from the coding sequence ATGACCGATAGCGACGTCGCAATCTCCATATTCGAGCGGATCGGCGGCAGCGCCACGATCAATCGACTGGTCGATCGCTTCTACGAGCGGATGGATACGCTGCCGGAGGCTCAAATGATTCGGGCGATGCACGCCGCTGATCTCGGCCACATCAGGGACGTGCTGAAGCGCTATCTCACCGAATGGACCGGCGGCCCGAAACTCTACTCGCCCGAGAAGGGCCACCCACGGCTGCGCCAACGCCACATCGGCTTTGCCATCGGCGATGCCGAGCGGGACGCGTGGATGCTCTGCATGCGCGGCGCGCTTGAGGAAACGGTTGTGGACGTTGCCGCGCGGCAGGACCTCGACAAGGCGCTGTCCGGCCTCGCCGACTGGATGCGCAACCGGTAG
- a CDS encoding IclR family transcriptional regulator C-terminal domain-containing protein has protein sequence MPKLKRNENDERATDFVESLDRGLRLLQCFGATAGPMTLSDLARAADLPRATARRMLFTLQRGGFVSGDGKLFSLTPHVLTLAASYLRSSQLVTVLQPVLDRVAIAANEISSLAVLDGDEVVFIARSSPARMFSGGLDIGYRLPAFCTSVGRTMLGQLTDAELAARLKAMKREALTPQTVTDPKALLARIVADRAQGYALVDREAEPHFRSISVPVRRYDDVIVAAINMGAHVDRVPAQELIERFLPLLHEGAEAVRSQLL, from the coding sequence ATGCCCAAGCTGAAGCGGAACGAGAACGACGAGCGCGCGACCGATTTCGTCGAAAGCCTCGATCGCGGCCTGCGGCTGCTGCAGTGCTTCGGAGCGACGGCGGGTCCGATGACACTCAGCGATCTCGCCCGTGCCGCGGACCTGCCGCGCGCGACCGCGCGACGCATGCTGTTCACGCTTCAGCGCGGCGGTTTTGTCAGCGGCGACGGGAAGCTGTTCTCGCTGACGCCACATGTGCTGACGCTGGCGGCGTCCTATCTGCGGTCCAGCCAGCTCGTCACGGTCCTGCAACCGGTGCTCGATCGCGTTGCGATAGCGGCCAACGAAATCTCCTCGCTCGCGGTGCTCGACGGCGATGAGGTCGTGTTCATCGCGCGCAGTAGTCCCGCGCGCATGTTTTCAGGTGGGCTGGACATCGGCTACCGCCTGCCGGCCTTCTGCACCTCGGTCGGCCGCACCATGCTCGGCCAACTCACCGATGCCGAACTGGCTGCACGGCTGAAAGCGATGAAGCGCGAGGCGTTGACGCCGCAGACGGTGACCGATCCCAAGGCGCTGCTCGCGCGCATCGTCGCCGATCGCGCGCAGGGTTACGCGCTGGTCGATCGCGAGGCCGAGCCGCATTTCCGCTCGATCTCAGTCCCGGTGCGTCGTTATGACGATGTCATCGTCGCCGCCATCAACATGGGCGCCCATGTCGACCGGGTGCCGGCTCAGGAGTTGATCGAGCGATTTTTGCCGCTGCTGCATGAGGGCGCGGAAGCCGTGCGGTCGCAACTCTTGTAG
- a CDS encoding alpha/beta fold hydrolase, protein MTNLAPTGFLSIGNASLEYKWLAPQSADAPTIVMLHEGLGSVGLWGDFPEKLQQATSAGIFAYSRAGYGQSSPVTLPRPIDYMHREALDVLPKILDAIRFKRGLLLGHSDGASIATIYAGAHQDHRLSGLVLIAPHFIVEDISVKSIAAIKTTFETTDLKSKLARWHKDVDNAFYGWNDAWLDPKFRDWDISESLAYIRVPVMMLQGVDDQYGTLRQAEIAQEECYCPVDLKVISGAGHSPHREAPGATLDAIGQFAKAALRDDQGLQGRAA, encoded by the coding sequence ATGACCAACCTCGCCCCCACCGGCTTCCTCAGCATCGGCAACGCCAGCCTCGAATACAAATGGCTGGCGCCGCAATCCGCCGATGCACCCACCATCGTCATGCTGCATGAAGGCCTCGGCTCGGTCGGCCTCTGGGGCGACTTCCCCGAGAAGCTGCAGCAGGCAACCTCCGCCGGCATCTTCGCCTATTCGCGTGCAGGCTATGGCCAATCGAGTCCGGTGACGTTGCCACGGCCAATTGACTACATGCACCGCGAGGCACTGGACGTGCTGCCGAAGATCCTCGACGCGATCCGCTTCAAGCGCGGCCTGCTGCTCGGCCATTCCGACGGCGCCTCGATCGCGACGATCTATGCCGGCGCGCATCAGGATCATCGCCTCAGCGGCCTCGTGCTGATCGCGCCGCATTTCATCGTCGAGGACATCTCGGTGAAATCCATCGCCGCGATCAAAACGACCTTCGAGACCACGGACCTGAAGTCAAAGCTCGCGCGCTGGCACAAAGACGTCGACAATGCTTTCTACGGCTGGAACGACGCCTGGCTCGACCCAAAGTTCCGCGATTGGGATATTTCCGAATCTCTCGCTTACATCCGCGTCCCCGTCATGATGCTGCAGGGCGTGGACGACCAATATGGGACATTGCGTCAGGCCGAAATCGCCCAGGAGGAGTGTTACTGCCCGGTCGATTTGAAAGTCATTTCAGGCGCGGGACATTCCCCGCATCGTGAAGCGCCGGGGGCGACGCTTGACGCGATCGGGCAATTTGCAAAGGCGGCCTTGCGCGACGATCAGGGACTCCAGGGGCGCGCCGCATGA
- the boxC gene encoding 2,3-epoxybenzoyl-CoA dihydrolase: protein MAGEDRRLAGGATFIDFQTEPSRYRHWKLAVDGDVATLTMDVDENGGLFEGYLLKLNSYDLGVDIELADAVQRLRFEHPEVKVVVMRSAKNRVFCAGANIRMLAGSTHAHKVNFCKFTNETRNGMEDSSENSGQRFITVVNGSAAGGGYELALATDYIMLADDGASAVALPEVPLLAVLPGTGGLTRVVDKRKVRRDHADFFCTIEEGVKGKRAVQWRLVDEIAPNSKLEGKVAERAREFAQASKRKGSGKGIALMPLKRIIDETSIRYGFVTVDIDRTARIATISIKAPEAAPPADIDGMMAQGVAFWPLQVARELDDAILHLRINELETAMLVFKSHGDRAHVLACDAFLEANKAHWLVNEIRHYWKRVLKRIDVTSRTLVALVEPGSCFAGTLAELVFAADRSYMLIGTRQGDNRPPPSIELSAMNFGPYPMSHGLTRLQSRFQADPADVERAEATMGTALDAEQAEELGLVTFALDDIDWDDEVRVFLEERASFSPDSLTGMEASLRFVGPETMESKIFSRLTAWQNWIFQRPNAVGEEGALRRYGSGQKPKFDMTRV, encoded by the coding sequence ATGGCCGGGGAAGATCGGCGCCTCGCAGGTGGCGCGACATTCATCGATTTCCAGACCGAGCCGTCCCGCTACCGGCACTGGAAGCTCGCGGTCGACGGTGACGTCGCCACCCTGACCATGGACGTCGACGAGAATGGCGGCCTGTTCGAGGGCTATCTGCTCAAGCTCAATTCCTACGATCTCGGCGTCGACATCGAGCTTGCCGACGCGGTCCAGCGCCTGCGCTTCGAGCACCCCGAGGTGAAGGTCGTGGTGATGCGCTCGGCCAAGAACCGCGTGTTCTGCGCCGGCGCCAACATCCGCATGCTGGCGGGCTCGACGCACGCCCACAAGGTCAATTTCTGCAAGTTCACCAACGAGACCCGCAACGGCATGGAAGACTCGTCGGAGAACTCCGGCCAGCGCTTCATCACCGTCGTGAACGGCTCGGCCGCCGGCGGCGGCTATGAGCTCGCGCTCGCCACCGACTACATCATGCTCGCCGATGACGGCGCGTCCGCCGTCGCCTTGCCCGAAGTGCCGCTGCTCGCGGTGCTGCCGGGCACCGGCGGCCTCACCCGTGTGGTCGACAAGCGCAAGGTGCGCCGCGATCACGCCGATTTCTTCTGCACCATCGAAGAAGGCGTGAAGGGCAAGCGCGCCGTGCAATGGCGCCTGGTCGACGAGATCGCGCCGAACAGCAAGCTCGAAGGCAAGGTCGCCGAGCGCGCGAGGGAATTCGCCCAGGCCTCGAAGCGCAAGGGCAGCGGCAAGGGCATCGCGCTGATGCCGCTCAAGCGCATCATCGATGAGACCAGCATCCGCTACGGCTTTGTCACCGTCGACATCGATCGCACCGCGCGCATCGCCACGATCTCGATCAAGGCGCCTGAAGCCGCGCCGCCCGCAGACATCGACGGCATGATGGCGCAGGGTGTCGCGTTCTGGCCGCTCCAGGTCGCGCGCGAACTCGACGACGCGATCCTGCATCTGCGCATCAACGAGCTCGAGACCGCCATGCTGGTGTTCAAGAGCCACGGCGACCGCGCCCATGTGCTCGCCTGCGACGCATTCCTCGAAGCCAACAAGGCGCACTGGCTGGTCAACGAAATCAGGCACTATTGGAAGCGCGTCTTGAAGCGCATCGACGTCACCTCGCGCACGCTGGTGGCGCTGGTCGAGCCCGGCTCCTGCTTCGCCGGCACGCTCGCCGAGCTCGTCTTCGCCGCCGACCGCTCCTACATGCTGATCGGCACGCGACAGGGTGACAACCGCCCGCCGCCGTCGATCGAACTGTCAGCGATGAATTTTGGCCCTTATCCGATGAGCCATGGCCTGACGCGGCTTCAGTCGCGCTTCCAGGCCGATCCGGCCGATGTGGAACGCGCGGAAGCCACGATGGGCACCGCGCTGGACGCCGAGCAGGCCGAAGAGCTCGGTCTCGTCACCTTCGCGCTCGACGACATCGACTGGGACGACGAGGTCCGCGTGTTCCTGGAGGAGCGCGCCAGCTTCTCGCCCGACAGCCTCACCGGCATGGAAGCGAGCCTCCGCTTCGTCGGCCCCGAGACGATGGAATCGAAAATCTTCTCGCGCCTCACCGCGTGGCAGAACTGGATCTTCCAGCGCCCGAACGCGGTCGGCGAGGAAGGCGCGCTGCGCCGCTACGGCAGCGGCCAGAAGCCGAAATTCGATATGACGCGGGTGTAG